Proteins encoded in a region of the Streptomyces sp. NBC_01298 genome:
- a CDS encoding PRC-barrel domain containing protein: MSGVWMYAQDSGYTPGQSLVGFTVEAADGVIGHVDRQQDQPGMQHLVVDTGVWVFGRSVLIPADAITHIDTAAQAVKVSATQEDIKAAPRFTTDSETADHTYLSAVGGYYASLRRPPAP, translated from the coding sequence GTGAGCGGAGTGTGGATGTACGCGCAGGACAGCGGATACACGCCCGGGCAGTCGCTGGTGGGATTCACCGTGGAAGCCGCCGACGGTGTCATCGGGCACGTCGACCGACAGCAGGACCAGCCGGGCATGCAGCACCTGGTCGTGGACACCGGCGTGTGGGTGTTCGGCAGGAGCGTCCTGATCCCGGCCGACGCCATCACCCACATCGATACGGCTGCGCAGGCGGTGAAGGTCTCGGCCACGCAGGAAGACATCAAAGCCGCACCCCGGTTCACCACAGACAGCGAAACAGCCGACCACACCTACCTGTCCGCGGTCGGCGGCTACTACGCCTCCCTCCGCCGCCCGCCCGCGCCCTGA